A region of Solanum dulcamara chromosome 7, daSolDulc1.2, whole genome shotgun sequence DNA encodes the following proteins:
- the LOC129895595 gene encoding cytochrome P450 89A2-like, whose protein sequence is MEIWFIIVVTLCIAFLLKSLFTIIIYPNSKKKLPPGPYSFPVISSLLWAKRSFADLEPILRNLKAKYGPLITLNIGSRSAIFVATHSLAYQALVQQGSVFSDRPRAVATGAVLSSNQRNISSAPYGPIWRLLRRNLTSEILHPSRIKSYSKARSWVLGILLQQLRHAQVDSVKLIDHFQYAMFCLLVLMCFGDKLEKSQIKQIENIQRKLLLSFRRFNILNFFPRVGKIIFRNRWKELFELRQELESIFIPLIEARSRAKEQKMEHGDEFVVAYVDTLLNLKLPEENRNLNHGEIVSLCSEFLSAGTDTTSTALQWIMANLVKNPSIQEKLYQEIAGVVGEKQSKLTDEEVVKEEDLQKMPYLKAVILEGLRRHPPGHFVLPHTVTEEVELNGYVVPKNATINFMVAEMGLDPNVWEDPMEFRPERFLVEGSDKEGFDITGSRVIKMMPFGAGRRICPAYALAMLHLEYFAANLVWHFQWKPEEGDDVDLSENLEFTVVMKNPLRARICPRVNSV, encoded by the coding sequence ATGGAAATCTGGTTTATCATTGTTGTTACTCTCTGTATTGCTTTCTTGCTAAAATCtctttttactattattatctatCCCAATTCCAAGAAGAAGCTCCCGCCGGGACCCTACAGTTTTCCGGTAATCAGTAGTTTATTATGGGCCAAAAGGTCCTTCGCCGACTTGGAACCTATCCTCCGTAACCTTAAGGCTAAGTACGGTCCACTCATCACCCTCAATATTGGGTCTCGTTCAGCCATATTCGTAGCTACCCACTCCTTAGCCTACCAAGCTTTAGTCCAGCAAGGCTCTGTTTTCTCCGACCGGCCAAGGGCTGTTGCCACTGGTGCAGTCCTCAGTAGTAACCAGCGCAACATCAGCTCCGCCCCTTACGGCCCTATATGGCGTCTTCTCCGTCGAAACTTAACTTCAGAAATACTCCACCCTTCTCGCATCAAGTCCTATTCCAAGGCCAGATCGTGGGTGTTGGGTATCCTCCTTCAGCAGCTCCGTCATGCCCAAGTCGATTCTGTAAAGTTGATTGATCATTTTCAGTATGCTATGTTCTGTCTTCTTGTATTGATGTGTTTTGGGGATAAGCTTGAGAAATCTCAaatcaaacaaattgaaaatatACAGCGCAAGTTGCTCCTGAGTTTCAGACGATTCAATATACTCAATTTCTTTCCTAGAGTTGGAAAAATAATCTTTAGGAATCGCTGGAAGGAACTCTTTGAACTACGACAAGAGCTAGAGAGTATCTTCATTCCTTTGATTGAAGCTCGAAGCAGGGCCAAAGAACAAAAGATGGAGCACGGTGATGAATTTGTGGTGGCTTATGTGGATACACTGTTGAATTTGAAGTTGCCAGAGGAAAACAGGAACCTCAATCATGGAGAAATCGTTAGCCTCTGCAGTGAATTCTTAAGCGCCGGAACTGATACGACGTCCACTGCCTTACAGTGGATTATGGCCAACTTGGTTAAAAACCCTTCCATTCAGGAGAAACTATACCAAGAAATTGCCGGTGTAGTGGGAGAAAAACAGAGCAAGTTGACAGATGAAGAGGTGGTGAAGGAGGAAGATTTGCAGAAAATGCCATACTTGAAAGCAGTGATATTGGAAGGCCTTAGGCGGCACCCACCTGGTCACTTTGTGCTGCCACACACAGTGACGGAGGAAGTAGAACTGAACGGCTATGTCGTCCCAAAGAATGCCACCATCAATTTCATGGTTGCAGAGATGGGTTTAGACCCAAATGTGTGGGAGGATCCAATGGAGTTTAGGCCAGAGAGGTTCTTAGTGGAAGGATCAGATAAGGAAGGATTTGATATAACAGGAAGTAGAGTGATCAAGATGATGCCATTCGGTGCAGGGAGGAGAATATGTCCTGCTTATGCGTTGGCTATGCTTCACTTGGAATACTTTGCGGCTAATTTAGTTTGGCATTTTCAATGGAAGCCTGAGGAAGGAGACGATGTTGATCTCTCGGAGAATCTAGAATTCACCGTTGTGATGAAGAATCCACTACGAGCTCGTATCTGCCCCAGAGTTAACTCTGTTTGA